In Candidatus Omnitrophota bacterium, one DNA window encodes the following:
- a CDS encoding SDR family oxidoreductase yields the protein MSKFLVTGGAGFIGSHIVHALVKAKHSVRVLDDFSSGKTQNLEGVLKEIDLIKGDIRCFNTCLKATKGMDYCLHQAALRSVPKSMNNPYEYNDVNINGTLNMLYASRDNKIKSFVCASSSSVYGETKNFPEKESFFPDPISPYALSKLTGEYYCKIFSGHHGLPTVSLRYFNVFGPRQSLDDEYAVVIPKFITNMLKNEAPPIFGTGKQSRDFTYVDNVVQANILAAKTKKAYGGVFNVASGKDYTILELVKYLNVILNKNVSPKFLDKRPGDVFRTLADLTNSKKVLGFNPKVSFIEGLKTTVEYFQKNF from the coding sequence ATGAGTAAATTCCTTGTAACGGGTGGAGCAGGTTTTATCGGTTCGCATATTGTTCATGCTTTGGTAAAAGCTAAGCATTCAGTGAGGGTATTAGATGATTTTTCAAGCGGTAAGACTCAAAACTTAGAAGGCGTGCTTAAAGAAATTGATTTGATTAAGGGGGATATACGTTGCTTTAATACTTGCCTTAAGGCTACTAAAGGAATGGATTATTGCCTGCATCAGGCAGCATTAAGAAGCGTGCCAAAATCAATGAATAACCCTTACGAATATAATGACGTAAATATAAACGGGACATTAAACATGCTTTATGCCTCCCGGGATAATAAGATAAAATCTTTTGTGTGCGCTTCATCAAGCTCCGTTTACGGGGAAACAAAGAATTTTCCCGAGAAAGAATCCTTTTTTCCCGATCCTATTTCTCCTTATGCATTATCTAAATTAACCGGGGAATATTATTGTAAGATTTTTAGCGGCCATCACGGATTGCCGACGGTTAGCCTTAGGTATTTTAATGTTTTTGGCCCGCGCCAATCGCTAGATGATGAATATGCTGTAGTAATACCTAAATTTATAACTAATATGTTAAAGAATGAAGCGCCTCCAATTTTCGGGACAGGAAAACAATCGCGCGATTTTACATATGTTGATAATGTTGTTCAGGCAAATATCCTTGCTGCAAAAACAAAAAAAGCATACGGCGGGGTTTTTAATGTCGCAAGCGGTAAAGACTATACAATATTAGAGCTGGTTAAGTATTTAAATGTTATATTAAACAAGAATGTCAGCCCTAAATTCTTAGATAAACGCCCAGGAGATGTTTTTAGGACTTTAGCTGATTTGACTAATTCAAAGAAAGTTTTAGGTTTTAACCCCAAAGTTTCTTTTATCGAGGGGTTAAAGACTACGGTTGAATATTTTCAGAAAAACTTTTAA
- a CDS encoding nucleotide sugar dehydrogenase gives MVNIAELEKKILKKQAKLAVVGLGYVGLPLALEFAKKNFEVLGIEIDKDRLSHIARKESYITDVTTEELKNAINKNKFSATSDFGKLKNIDAVIICVPTPLKRKYHPNISYIQEAVKSIAKNLKVGCLVILESTTYPGTTDEIILPLLEKDGLVHNKDFYLCFSPERIDPGNVKYPVNKIPKIIGGISKEATRLGVALYGRIIEKVVPVSNARTAEVAKLLENTFRLVNIGLIDEMAMMAHKMGIDIWEVIDAASTKPFGFMPFYPGPGVGGHCIPKDPLYLYWKAKHFGFRSKFIKLASDVINYMPEYVVSRIEGCLKNSGKHLTNAKVLVVGVTYKKDIKDLRKSPSIDIIRELQAKNVQVSYFDPLIPYLKVGNINLKSVELKKEALGKFDCVVIATNHSCLDYEFILNNSKLIFDTRNVYKHIKDRKVVIL, from the coding sequence ATGGTTAACATCGCAGAATTAGAAAAAAAGATTTTAAAAAAGCAGGCAAAATTAGCTGTTGTAGGCTTAGGTTATGTAGGTTTGCCTTTAGCGCTTGAATTCGCAAAGAAGAATTTTGAAGTTTTAGGCATTGAGATTGACAAGGACAGGCTTTCGCACATCGCAAGAAAAGAATCTTATATTACAGACGTTACTACCGAAGAATTGAAGAATGCTATTAATAAAAATAAATTCAGCGCGACTTCTGATTTCGGAAAATTAAAGAATATTGATGCGGTAATTATTTGTGTTCCTACCCCGTTAAAGAGGAAGTATCATCCCAATATTTCCTATATACAGGAAGCTGTCAAATCAATTGCGAAGAATTTAAAGGTTGGTTGTTTGGTTATTCTGGAAAGCACAACTTATCCCGGGACTACGGATGAAATAATACTGCCTCTTTTGGAAAAAGACGGGTTAGTGCACAATAAAGATTTCTATCTTTGTTTTTCTCCGGAGAGGATTGATCCGGGTAATGTTAAATATCCTGTAAATAAAATTCCAAAGATTATTGGAGGAATTAGTAAAGAAGCAACCAGGCTGGGGGTCGCTTTGTATGGAAGGATAATTGAAAAGGTTGTACCTGTTTCTAACGCAAGGACTGCGGAAGTAGCAAAATTACTTGAAAATACCTTTCGACTTGTAAATATCGGGTTAATTGATGAGATGGCAATGATGGCGCATAAGATGGGTATAGATATCTGGGAGGTTATTGATGCTGCAAGCACAAAACCTTTTGGGTTTATGCCGTTTTATCCCGGCCCGGGAGTGGGAGGCCATTGCATACCGAAGGATCCTTTGTATCTTTATTGGAAGGCTAAGCATTTCGGATTTCGTTCTAAATTTATCAAGCTTGCCTCTGATGTGATTAATTACATGCCGGAGTATGTTGTTTCGCGCATAGAAGGATGCTTAAAGAATTCTGGCAAGCATTTAACGAATGCAAAAGTTTTGGTTGTGGGGGTAACTTACAAAAAAGATATAAAAGATTTACGTAAGTCGCCCAGCATAGATATAATCCGTGAGCTTCAGGCCAAGAATGTACAGGTTTCTTACTTCGACCCTCTTATCCCATATTTAAAAGTTGGGAATATAAATCTTAAATCAGTGGAGCTGAAAAAAGAGGCTTTAGGAAAATTTGATTGCGTGGTAATTGCAACTAACCATTCTTGTTTGGATTACGAATTCATTCTTAATAATTCAAAGCTTATTTTTGATACTCGGAATGTCTATAAGCATATAAAGGATAGGAAGGTGGTAATATTATGA
- a CDS encoding UDP-glucose/GDP-mannose dehydrogenase family protein — MKISIVGSGYVGLVTGTCLAQLGNKVICVDNNPKKVNSLKKGIIPIYEPGLKELVLSNVKSKRLIFSTSIKDAVKNSEVIFIAVGTPSLENGEADLTGIENVARNIAINMDSYRLIVEKSTVPVETGKWVEKTISTYIKRNIKFDVASNPEFLKEGTAINDFMHPDRIVIGVESKKAREILMDLYEPLKAPIVVTNIKSAELIKHASNAFLATKISFINAVSRICDEVGANVEEVAKGIGLDKRIGPSFLKAGLGYGGSCFPKDLDAFITISEKLGLKFNMLESVKDINEQQKEYFFRKIKDVLWVIKDKTVAILGLAFKPDTDDLRNAPALDLISKLKLEGAKVKVYDPQAMEKAKEDLKGVTFCKNSYETAKGADCLIVATEWDEFRELDFLKIKKLLRRPLVFDGRNIYDCEKMKKLGFVCVGIGKGKNG; from the coding sequence ATGAAAATATCAATTGTTGGTTCAGGATACGTTGGGTTAGTTACAGGTACATGCCTTGCGCAATTAGGCAATAAAGTTATTTGCGTGGATAATAATCCTAAAAAGGTAAATAGCCTAAAGAAAGGTATTATCCCGATATATGAGCCTGGTTTAAAGGAGTTAGTTTTAAGCAATGTAAAAAGCAAAAGGCTTATCTTTAGCACAAGCATTAAAGATGCAGTTAAGAATTCAGAGGTAATTTTTATTGCTGTGGGGACTCCTTCTTTGGAAAACGGCGAGGCTGATCTTACGGGGATAGAAAATGTCGCTCGGAATATCGCCATTAATATGGATAGTTATAGGTTGATTGTTGAGAAGTCAACCGTTCCTGTTGAAACCGGAAAATGGGTTGAAAAGACCATCTCAACTTATATCAAGCGTAATATTAAGTTTGACGTTGCGTCTAACCCGGAATTCTTAAAGGAAGGGACTGCAATTAATGATTTTATGCATCCCGATAGGATTGTTATCGGAGTTGAATCAAAAAAAGCCCGGGAAATCCTGATGGATTTATATGAGCCGCTTAAAGCGCCGATAGTAGTTACCAATATCAAATCGGCAGAACTAATCAAGCATGCCTCTAATGCTTTCCTAGCCACCAAGATTTCCTTTATCAATGCAGTTTCACGTATCTGCGATGAGGTAGGGGCTAATGTTGAAGAGGTTGCCAAGGGAATAGGTTTGGATAAGAGAATCGGCCCAAGTTTCTTAAAAGCCGGTTTGGGGTATGGGGGGTCATGCTTTCCTAAGGATTTAGACGCGTTCATTACGATTTCAGAAAAATTGGGCCTAAAGTTTAATATGCTTGAAAGTGTTAAGGATATTAATGAGCAACAGAAAGAGTATTTCTTTAGAAAAATAAAAGATGTATTGTGGGTAATTAAAGATAAGACTGTAGCTATTCTAGGTTTAGCCTTTAAGCCTGATACTGATGATTTGCGAAATGCTCCTGCGTTAGATTTAATTAGTAAGCTTAAATTGGAAGGGGCAAAGGTCAAGGTTTATGATCCCCAGGCAATGGAAAAGGCAAAAGAAGATTTAAAAGGGGTTACTTTCTGTAAGAATTCGTACGAAACAGCCAAGGGGGCTGATTGCTTGATAGTTGCAACCGAGTGGGATGAATTTAGGGAGTTAGATTTTTTAAAGATTAAAAAATTATTAAGACGGCCTTTGGTTTTTGATGGCCGCAATATTTACGATTGTGAAAAGATGAAAAAATTAGGGTTTGTCTGTGTGGGGATAGGGAAAGGTAAGAATGGTTAA